A stretch of the Clostridium fungisolvens genome encodes the following:
- a CDS encoding HsmA family protein: MDFKLIVAIISITLALVFYTIGVFWERKTKILTKYQVCVFWTGFLFDTVGTSLMTMIAKDDNSVKSSLAQNIHGITGALAILLMAFHALWATYVIYSNDVEKKKFFHKFSIFVWLVWLIPYFIGMFMGMSK, encoded by the coding sequence ATGGATTTTAAATTAATAGTTGCTATAATATCAATCACTTTAGCATTAGTTTTTTATACTATAGGCGTATTTTGGGAAAGAAAAACAAAGATTTTAACAAAGTATCAGGTATGCGTTTTTTGGACTGGTTTTTTATTTGATACAGTAGGCACTAGTCTAATGACTATGATTGCAAAGGACGATAATTCTGTAAAATCAAGTCTGGCTCAAAATATACACGGTATAACTGGAGCTTTAGCAATTTTACTTATGGCGTTCCATGCACTTTGGGCTACTTATGTCATATACTCTAATGATGTTGAAAAGAAAAAGTTTTTTCATAAGTTTAGTATTTTTGTATGGCTAGTTTGGTTGATTCCATATTTTATAGGTATGTTTATGGGCATGTCTAAGTAG
- a CDS encoding GNAT family N-acetyltransferase, translating into MNSIDSIFTNFPELETERFILRQVKAKDSKDLYELYSDPLAVKYQQTEVMSDIDQAKKTVIAFLKGYSNKKFIRWCIADKLTDKVVGLISLHSFDILNFKAEIGYMLNSKYFNQNIMTECVVKVLDFVFNIINLTKVEASIHPDNERSIHLVLKLGFKEEFLLKGISFNFKTALFEDRVIFALTKNQYYT; encoded by the coding sequence ATGAATTCAATAGATTCCATTTTCACAAACTTTCCTGAACTAGAAACGGAGAGATTTATATTAAGACAGGTTAAAGCTAAAGATTCTAAAGATTTATATGAATTGTACTCTGACCCACTTGCTGTAAAATATCAACAAACTGAAGTAATGAGTGATATTGACCAGGCAAAAAAAACAGTTATAGCTTTTCTTAAAGGATATTCAAATAAGAAATTTATCCGTTGGTGCATTGCAGATAAATTAACTGACAAAGTGGTTGGTTTAATATCCTTGCATAGCTTTGACATTCTTAATTTCAAAGCAGAAATAGGTTATATGCTGAACAGTAAATATTTTAATCAAAATATAATGACTGAATGTGTAGTAAAAGTACTAGATTTTGTCTTTAATATAATAAATCTAACAAAAGTAGAAGCATCAATTCATCCTGACAATGAACGTTCCATACATTTAGTTCTTAAGCTTGGCTTTAAAGAAGAATTTCTGCTAAAAGGAATTTCTTTTAATTTCAAAACTGCTTTATTTGAAGATAGGGTCATTTTTGCACTTACAAAAAATCAATATTATACGTAA
- a CDS encoding putative ABC transporter permease has product MLFSKDPLKEKNKTFAEGLNFYKLVWIFFIGSILGVLVETLWCYLTLHRIESRSGLIYGPFNLVYGFGSMAITLSLYWLRKKDSIFVFIGGFLVGGIFEYICSWIQEVIFGTVSWEYSGIILSIQGRTNLFYCIFWGILSVIWIKVIYPGMSSIIEKIPYKNGIIITWVIVVFMTFNASISAMAVFRGTERHSGIPASNSIERFLDKHYPDSKLKKVYPNMIYVENKAK; this is encoded by the coding sequence ATGTTATTTTCAAAAGATCCACTTAAAGAGAAAAATAAAACTTTTGCAGAAGGACTCAATTTTTATAAATTAGTGTGGATTTTCTTTATTGGCAGTATATTAGGAGTTTTGGTGGAAACTTTATGGTGTTACTTAACTCTACATAGAATAGAAAGCAGAAGTGGTTTAATTTATGGACCATTTAATCTGGTTTATGGTTTTGGGTCAATGGCGATAACTTTAAGTTTGTATTGGCTTCGCAAAAAAGACAGCATATTTGTTTTTATAGGTGGATTTTTAGTTGGCGGAATCTTTGAATATATTTGCAGTTGGATACAAGAAGTGATATTTGGCACGGTGTCGTGGGAGTACAGCGGAATTATACTTAGTATTCAAGGAAGAACAAACCTCTTTTACTGTATATTTTGGGGCATTTTATCTGTTATCTGGATTAAAGTAATTTATCCAGGTATGTCTTCAATTATTGAAAAAATACCATATAAAAATGGAATAATCATAACCTGGGTCATAGTAGTCTTTATGACTTTTAACGCTAGTATTTCTGCTATGGCAGTATTTAGAGGGACTGAGAGGCACAGTGGAATACCTGCTTCTAATTCTATTGAGAGATTTTTAGACAAACACTATCCTGATTCAAAATTGAAAAAGGTTTATCCTAATATGATTTATGTTGAAAACAAGGCTAAGTAA
- a CDS encoding nicotinate phosphoribosyltransferase — protein sequence MMNPLLLTDFYKTIHHICYAEGMTKLVSYWTPRMSRKEKMNKVVMFGLQSFLKKYLIEYFNENFFNVSKEEIVSEYKRIISRTMGEIAADTRHIEALHDLGYLPIQIKAIEEGERVNIKTPMIEITNTHDDFAWLVNYLETFMSCNIWQPMTSATIAYRYREIVEGYYNKTVDVGEVRRACGDFSMRGFSSIESAQSSSSGHLLSFIGTATIPAIDYLEKYYNCNIDEELVAVGTPSTEHSVMCSYGDDEIGAYKTLINDKFPKGNLSIVSDTYDYWNVITSLLPKLKEDILKRDGKIIIRGDSGDPIKIICGDKDALRNSPEYKGTVELLYEIFGGYINTKGYKVLNEKIGTIYGDSITVERCEKICKGLEEKGYAVSNCTLGIGSYTYQYNTRDTFGFALKATHAIINGTEKFIFKDPKTDTGNFKKSQKGMCYVYRDGQDILYKDELTLNEQEKLDDNLLKTVFKDGKLVKDFSLKEIRDRLHSRF from the coding sequence ATTATGAATCCACTATTGCTCACAGATTTTTATAAAACAATTCATCATATATGTTATGCAGAAGGAATGACTAAGCTTGTAAGTTACTGGACTCCAAGAATGTCTAGAAAAGAAAAAATGAATAAGGTTGTTATGTTTGGACTTCAATCTTTTTTAAAAAAATATTTGATTGAGTATTTTAATGAGAACTTTTTTAATGTTTCAAAAGAAGAAATAGTGTCAGAGTACAAAAGAATTATATCTAGAACAATGGGGGAGATAGCAGCAGATACAAGGCACATTGAGGCACTCCATGATCTAGGATATCTACCAATACAAATTAAGGCTATTGAAGAAGGGGAAAGAGTAAATATAAAAACCCCTATGATTGAAATTACTAATACTCATGATGACTTTGCTTGGCTTGTGAATTACTTAGAGACCTTCATGAGTTGTAATATATGGCAGCCTATGACTAGTGCAACTATAGCTTATAGATATAGAGAAATAGTTGAAGGGTATTATAATAAAACCGTAGATGTTGGAGAGGTTAGAAGAGCTTGTGGTGATTTCAGCATGAGAGGTTTCAGCTCTATAGAGAGTGCGCAATCTAGCAGTTCAGGTCATTTGCTTTCTTTTATAGGCACCGCAACAATACCAGCAATTGATTATTTGGAGAAATACTATAATTGTAACATTGATGAGGAATTAGTTGCTGTGGGAACTCCGTCAACAGAGCATAGTGTAATGTGCAGCTATGGAGATGATGAAATAGGTGCATATAAAACTCTTATAAATGATAAGTTCCCAAAGGGAAATCTAAGTATAGTATCAGACACTTACGACTATTGGAATGTCATAACCTCCCTACTTCCAAAGTTAAAAGAAGATATCCTAAAAAGAGATGGCAAGATAATAATAAGAGGGGATAGTGGAGATCCTATTAAGATAATCTGTGGAGATAAGGATGCTTTAAGGAATAGTCCAGAATATAAAGGAACCGTAGAACTTTTATACGAAATCTTCGGAGGTTATATAAATACTAAGGGTTATAAGGTTTTGAATGAAAAAATAGGAACTATTTATGGTGATAGCATTACAGTTGAAAGATGTGAAAAAATATGTAAGGGCTTGGAAGAAAAAGGCTACGCAGTGAGCAATTGCACTCTAGGCATTGGTTCTTATACTTATCAGTATAACACTAGAGATACCTTTGGATTTGCTCTAAAAGCTACTCATGCAATCATAAATGGAACAGAGAAATTTATATTTAAGGATCCAAAAACAGATACAGGCAACTTTAAAAAATCTCAAAAAGGTATGTGTTATGTTTATAGAGATGGACAAGATATTCTGTATAAGGACGAGTTAACTCTAAATGAACAAGAGAAACTAGATGATAATCTTTTAAAAACTGTGTTTAAAGATGGAAAACTTGTGAAAGACTTTTCTCTAAAAGAAATAAGAGATAGATTGCATTCAAGATTTTAA
- a CDS encoding cysteine hydrolase family protein has product MRKLLVVVDYQKDFVDGALGFDKAVELEKPIYDKVKKYLDEGEKVLFTYDTHHENYLETREGKNLPVIHCIEGTEGHDLYGSLKEFKEVKNTYHYNKGSFGISPADMIKIVEDLGDDIGIIELIGVVTNMCVVSNVVTFQSQYTNADISVDGALCASFDEDLHDKALHVIESLQVKVVR; this is encoded by the coding sequence ATGAGAAAGTTGTTAGTAGTGGTTGATTATCAAAAGGATTTTGTAGACGGAGCATTAGGATTTGACAAGGCTGTAGAGCTTGAAAAGCCTATATATGATAAAGTTAAGAAGTATTTAGATGAAGGTGAAAAAGTCCTATTTACCTATGACACTCATCATGAAAATTATCTTGAAACAAGAGAGGGAAAGAATTTGCCTGTTATACATTGCATTGAAGGTACAGAGGGCCATGATCTTTATGGAAGTCTTAAGGAATTTAAGGAAGTGAAGAACACGTACCATTATAATAAAGGAAGCTTTGGAATAAGCCCTGCAGATATGATAAAGATAGTAGAGGACTTAGGTGATGATATAGGAATTATTGAGCTTATAGGAGTAGTTACAAATATGTGTGTTGTAAGTAATGTGGTAACCTTTCAGTCACAGTATACAAATGCTGATATAAGCGTAGATGGTGCATTATGTGCAAGCTTCGATGAAGATCTTCATGATAAAGCGTTACATGTAATTGAAAGCTTACAAGTGAAGGTTGTGAGATAA
- a CDS encoding ribose-phosphate pyrophosphokinase, giving the protein MIYLNNKKVQIKKFPNGEALINNESLAINSYDNEIKIKFESDEDITHLIFLKGHLDELNKKCSLIIPYMPYSRMDRTEGMTVFTLKHLCRLINSLNFERVTVYEPHSEVSVALLDRVKVVNMSQALTKELLKDLNDDEIYLVYPDAGAAKRYEKQLEHGNVLTANKERDFKTGRIKNLKINGEVSSKAFRAIIVDDLCSKGGTFILTAEELKKLGADEIYLVVTHCEDTIFEGDILKTDLIKEVFTTNSILSKDHEKIRVHEI; this is encoded by the coding sequence ATGATATATCTAAATAATAAAAAAGTACAAATTAAGAAGTTTCCTAACGGAGAGGCATTAATTAATAATGAGAGCTTAGCTATTAATAGTTATGACAATGAAATAAAGATAAAGTTTGAAAGTGATGAAGATATAACTCATTTGATATTTTTAAAAGGACATTTAGATGAGCTTAATAAAAAATGTAGTCTTATAATACCTTATATGCCTTATTCAAGAATGGATAGAACTGAGGGGATGACGGTTTTTACTCTTAAACATCTTTGTAGATTAATAAATAGTTTAAATTTTGAAAGAGTTACTGTATATGAACCTCATTCAGAGGTGTCTGTTGCATTGTTAGATAGAGTTAAGGTTGTAAATATGTCTCAGGCTTTGACAAAAGAACTTTTGAAAGATCTTAATGATGATGAAATATATTTAGTTTATCCGGATGCAGGGGCTGCAAAAAGATATGAAAAGCAGCTAGAGCATGGAAATGTGCTTACAGCAAATAAAGAAAGAGATTTTAAAACAGGACGTATTAAGAATCTTAAAATAAATGGAGAGGTTTCCTCTAAAGCTTTTAGAGCAATAATTGTTGATGATTTATGTTCAAAAGGTGGAACATTTATATTAACTGCAGAAGAACTTAAAAAGCTTGGAGCTGACGAGATATACCTAGTTGTAACCCACTGTGAAGATACCATCTTTGAAGGTGATATATTGAAGACTGATTTGATTAAAGAAGTATTTACAACCAATAGTATACTAAGCAAAGACCACGAAAAAATTAGAGTACATGAAATATAG
- a CDS encoding NUDIX hydrolase: MDKHFIDNEAEFFKNYDVNQYERPSVTNDVIIFTTDDIKEENQRKVPKKGMQVLLVKRDEYPDKGRWSIPGGFIDINEGLEEGAKRKLREKTGVDDVYIEQLYTFGDINRDKRTRVISIGNMALIEKEIIKFEETNELKESKWFWIDKVLVETKKNDSHIENNHILTLKSEDNEVEVKYQIIEKIDRNIYRRKEMTYILLDESTENLAFDHYKILDYAVDRLRNKVEYTPIAFNLLPRLFTVKELQNVYEAIMGREILNFRRKMDDMIIETDEKIEGKPFRPAKVFKFNENWEHNF; this comes from the coding sequence TTGGATAAACATTTTATAGATAACGAAGCAGAATTTTTTAAAAACTATGATGTAAATCAATATGAAAGACCGAGTGTAACAAATGATGTAATAATATTTACTACAGATGATATAAAAGAAGAAAACCAAAGAAAGGTTCCTAAAAAGGGAATGCAGGTTCTTTTAGTTAAAAGAGATGAGTATCCTGATAAGGGAAGATGGTCCATACCTGGCGGTTTTATTGATATAAACGAAGGACTGGAAGAGGGAGCAAAAAGAAAACTAAGAGAAAAAACAGGAGTAGATGATGTTTATATTGAGCAACTTTATACCTTTGGAGATATAAATAGAGACAAGAGAACTAGGGTTATTAGCATTGGAAACATGGCTTTAATTGAAAAAGAAATTATAAAGTTTGAAGAAACAAACGAATTGAAAGAAAGTAAGTGGTTTTGGATAGATAAAGTTCTTGTTGAAACCAAGAAAAATGATAGCCATATAGAAAATAATCACATACTCACTCTAAAATCTGAAGATAATGAGGTTGAAGTAAAATACCAAATAATAGAGAAGATTGATAGAAATATATATAGAAGAAAAGAAATGACTTATATTCTGTTAGATGAATCTACAGAAAATCTGGCTTTTGACCATTATAAGATTCTTGATTACGCAGTTGATAGATTAAGAAATAAAGTAGAATATACTCCAATTGCATTCAATTTGCTTCCAAGGTTATTTACAGTAAAGGAACTACAAAATGTCTATGAAGCTATCATGGGAAGAGAAATACTTAATTTTAGACGAAAAATGGATGATATGATAATTGAAACTGACGAAAAGATAGAAGGAAAGCCTTTTAGACCTGCAAAAGTATTCAAGTTCAACGAAAACTGGGAACATAATTTTTAA
- a CDS encoding GNAT family N-acetyltransferase, producing the protein MMDEDLFIKYATEIDESCFNLWGTSENFIRNGFGFCILKDNEFVSVCNTYYVKDGSAEIDIITLNNFRNQGFALMTCTVFTKYCMKHNINPIWDCDNGNKESKNLAKKIGLQSLRQTYLL; encoded by the coding sequence ATGATGGACGAAGATTTATTTATTAAATATGCTACTGAAATTGATGAATCCTGTTTTAATTTATGGGGAACTTCAGAAAACTTCATAAGAAATGGTTTTGGTTTTTGCATATTAAAAGATAACGAATTTGTTAGTGTATGCAATACTTACTATGTAAAAGATGGCTCAGCTGAAATTGATATTATTACCCTAAATAACTTCAGAAATCAAGGCTTTGCCCTTATGACATGCACCGTTTTTACAAAATATTGTATGAAACATAATATAAATCCAATATGGGATTGCGACAACGGAAATAAAGAATCTAAAAACTTAGCAAAAAAAATAGGTTTGCAAAGTTTACGACAAACCTATCTCCTTTAG
- a CDS encoding LacI family DNA-binding transcriptional regulator — translation MEIITIKDIARLCGVGVSTVSRAINNHPDINEETKAMIMQVIRENNYVPNNSARNLKRTDSKAIAVLIKGITNPFFSNMIKIFEKKIKEKKYSFILQHVDNKENEVDIAIELIKEKKLKGIVFLGGHFSHPDEKLRMLNVPFVLSTIATMENLDKSICSSVSVDDFKESYKIVDYLCKQGHKKIAIITAPMDDESIGMLRFNGYTRALKDNGIEINKNLIGIMKDELESYSMENGYAVATELLNKNEDFTAIYAICDSMAIGACKAIFDIGKTVPEDYSVLGFDGLDIASYYNPSITTIRQPVEEIAEETIKILFNVISKKTLVEHKTFQGELVVGQSTKSI, via the coding sequence ATGGAGATAATTACAATAAAGGATATTGCAAGATTATGTGGAGTGGGAGTAAGTACAGTTTCTAGAGCTATAAATAATCACCCTGATATTAATGAGGAAACTAAGGCGATGATTATGCAGGTTATTAGAGAAAATAACTATGTGCCTAATAACAGTGCTCGTAACCTTAAGAGAACAGATTCTAAAGCAATTGCGGTTCTTATAAAAGGTATTACAAATCCTTTCTTCAGCAACATGATTAAAATATTCGAAAAAAAGATAAAGGAAAAGAAGTATTCTTTCATTCTTCAGCATGTTGATAATAAAGAAAATGAAGTAGATATAGCTATTGAGCTTATAAAAGAGAAGAAGCTTAAAGGTATTGTGTTCTTAGGCGGCCACTTTTCTCATCCAGACGAAAAGCTAAGAATGTTAAATGTACCATTTGTTTTAAGTACAATTGCAACTATGGAAAACTTAGATAAATCTATTTGTTCCTCGGTATCAGTTGACGATTTTAAAGAAAGTTATAAAATTGTAGATTATTTATGCAAACAAGGTCATAAAAAAATTGCGATAATAACTGCCCCAATGGATGACGAAAGTATTGGTATGCTTAGATTTAATGGCTATACTAGAGCTTTAAAAGATAATGGAATTGAAATAAATAAAAATTTAATTGGTATAATGAAAGATGAGCTTGAAAGCTATTCTATGGAAAATGGTTATGCTGTTGCTACAGAACTTTTAAATAAAAATGAGGATTTCACTGCAATTTATGCTATTTGTGATAGTATGGCTATAGGAGCATGTAAGGCTATTTTTGATATAGGTAAAACCGTTCCAGAAGATTATTCGGTATTAGGATTTGACGGACTTGATATTGCCAGTTATTATAATCCTTCTATAACAACTATTAGGCAACCAGTTGAAGAAATAGCTGAAGAAACCATAAAGATTTTATTCAATGTTATTAGCAAAAAAACCTTAGTTGAGCATAAGACTTTTCAAGGGGAACTTGTTGTAGGACAATCTACTAAAAGTATATAA
- the malQ gene encoding 4-alpha-glucanotransferase, with protein MRASGVLLPISSLPGKYGIGTFSKNAYDFIDKLKAAGQKFWQILPLGPTGYGDSPYQSFSTFAGNPYFIDLEALIFEGYLTREECESYDFGNNDRYVDYEKVYLSRFKILRTSYERSNITNNSEFNEFVRENSYWLEDYSLYMAVKNSYKGKSWSEWDDDIKLREQSSIERYKNEYADEISFYKFQQFMFIKQWLNLKAYANQNGIRIIGDIPIYVAFDSSDAWANPELFQFDSNRRPISVAGCPPDAFSATGQLWGNPLYDWEYHKRNSYTWWIQRIAYSFKLYDVVRVDHFRGFDEYYSIPFGALTAQTGQWKKGPGYDIFDAIKSALGDLDIIAEDLGFLTESVLELVRRTGYPGMKVLEFAFDSREAGDYMPHNYNRNSVVYTGTHDNETISEWYHKLNSEDKKLAIDYLDIDENNIEDVNWKFIRLAFSTVSDLAIIPIQDYLGLGSEARINIPSTLGNNWKWRLSHNDFTPELAEKIRKITKLYGR; from the coding sequence ATGAGAGCCAGTGGTGTATTGTTGCCTATATCAAGTTTGCCAGGAAAATATGGCATAGGGACTTTTTCGAAAAATGCATATGACTTTATAGATAAACTAAAAGCGGCAGGTCAAAAATTTTGGCAGATACTGCCTCTAGGACCAACTGGGTATGGTGATTCACCTTACCAATCATTTTCTACTTTTGCTGGGAATCCATATTTTATCGATTTAGAAGCTTTGATCTTTGAGGGGTATTTGACAAGAGAAGAATGTGAAAGTTATGATTTTGGAAATAATGATAGATATGTCGATTATGAGAAAGTATATCTATCTAGATTCAAGATATTAAGAACTTCATATGAGAGAAGTAATATTACTAATAATAGTGAATTTAATGAATTCGTAAGAGAAAATTCATATTGGTTAGAAGACTATTCTCTTTATATGGCTGTTAAAAATAGTTACAAAGGTAAAAGCTGGAGTGAATGGGATGACGATATAAAACTTAGAGAGCAGTCTTCCATAGAGAGATACAAGAATGAATATGCAGATGAAATATCATTCTATAAATTTCAACAGTTTATGTTTATAAAACAGTGGTTAAATCTAAAAGCTTATGCAAATCAGAATGGGATAAGAATAATAGGTGATATTCCAATTTATGTAGCTTTTGATAGTTCAGATGCTTGGGCTAATCCAGAGTTGTTTCAATTTGATTCAAATAGGCGCCCGATTTCTGTAGCCGGATGTCCACCTGATGCTTTTTCTGCAACTGGTCAGCTCTGGGGAAATCCCCTATATGATTGGGAGTATCATAAGAGAAACTCATATACTTGGTGGATACAGAGAATCGCTTATTCTTTTAAACTGTATGATGTTGTTCGAGTTGATCATTTCAGAGGATTTGATGAGTATTATTCAATTCCTTTTGGTGCTCTAACAGCACAAACAGGACAGTGGAAAAAAGGCCCAGGTTATGATATTTTTGATGCCATAAAGAGTGCCCTTGGAGATTTGGATATAATTGCTGAAGATTTGGGATTCCTTACCGAGAGCGTGTTAGAACTTGTTAGAAGAACAGGCTATCCAGGAATGAAAGTACTGGAGTTTGCTTTCGACTCAAGAGAAGCAGGAGATTATATGCCTCATAATTATAATAGAAATTCTGTTGTATACACAGGAACTCACGATAATGAGACTATTTCGGAATGGTACCATAAACTTAATTCTGAAGATAAAAAATTAGCAATTGATTATTTAGATATTGATGAAAATAATATAGAGGATGTTAATTGGAAATTTATAAGATTAGCTTTTTCAACTGTATCAGACCTTGCTATTATTCCAATTCAAGATTATTTAGGTCTTGGTAGCGAAGCAAGGATAAATATACCTTCTACATTGGGGAATAATTGGAAGTGGAGACTTTCACACAACGATTTTACACCAGAATTAGCAGAAAAGATAAGGAAAATAACCAAGTTATACGGAAGGTAA
- a CDS encoding carbohydrate ABC transporter permease, with translation MKDSKFKDSVIFVILLVLAIAFLVPILIVLMNSFKGKFFISDTPFVFPTKQTFTGLENYTNGLIKTGFLKAFGYSFFITVSSVIVIVLFTSMTGWYITRVKSKITKFMYYLFVFSMIVPFQMVMFTTTKVANMLHLDNPIGIIVIYLGFASGLSVFMFSGFVKSIPLEIEEAALIDGCNPIQTFFKVVFPILKPISITVSILNAMWIWNDYLLPYLLIGSEYKTIPIAIQYLKGGYGSIDMGAMMAMLVLAIVPIVIFYFTCQKHIIKGIAAGAVKG, from the coding sequence ATGAAGGATTCAAAGTTTAAAGATAGTGTGATATTTGTTATATTACTTGTACTTGCTATAGCATTTTTAGTTCCTATTCTAATAGTGTTAATGAATTCCTTCAAAGGGAAATTCTTTATCAGTGATACTCCTTTTGTTTTTCCGACAAAACAAACTTTTACTGGATTGGAAAACTATACTAATGGTTTAATAAAGACTGGATTTTTAAAAGCGTTTGGATACTCATTTTTTATTACTGTATCTTCGGTGATTGTTATAGTGTTGTTCACTTCAATGACAGGTTGGTATATAACTAGAGTTAAAAGCAAAATAACAAAGTTTATGTATTATTTATTTGTATTTTCCATGATTGTACCATTCCAGATGGTAATGTTTACTACAACTAAGGTTGCTAATATGCTTCATTTGGATAATCCTATTGGAATTATTGTAATATATCTTGGATTCGCTTCAGGCTTATCTGTGTTCATGTTCTCAGGTTTTGTAAAATCTATTCCATTAGAAATTGAAGAAGCCGCTCTTATTGATGGGTGCAATCCTATTCAAACCTTTTTTAAAGTCGTATTTCCAATTTTAAAACCAATATCTATAACTGTTTCCATACTTAATGCAATGTGGATATGGAATGACTATTTACTTCCATACTTGCTTATAGGTAGTGAATATAAGACCATACCAATCGCTATTCAATACTTAAAAGGTGGATATGGGTCTATTGATATGGGAGCTATGATGGCTATGCTAGTATTAGCTATTGTACCAATTGTGATATTCTACTTCACTTGTCAAAAACACATTATTAAAGGTATAGCTGCAGGAGCTGTTAAAGGATAA
- a CDS encoding carbohydrate ABC transporter permease has protein sequence MEKILKKYFHIFLLPTLIAFLIAFLVPFILGMYLSFTEFTTVTNSKFIGLSNYVKAIHNKDFMNALIFTAKFTVISVITINIFAFILALLLTRGKKGSNIFRSAFFMPNLIGGIVLGYIWQLIINGVLYKFGVTMTYDPKFGFYGLVVLMNWQLIGYMMIIYIAGIQNVPEDLVEAAKIDGASSLRILRNIKIPMIMPSITICLFLTISNSFKLFDQNLALTAGAPAKKTAMLALDIYNTFYGSVGSEGVGQAKAVLFFLLVGVFAFAQLIFTRSREVES, from the coding sequence GTGGAGAAGATATTAAAAAAGTATTTTCATATATTTTTACTTCCAACCCTGATAGCCTTTTTAATAGCTTTTTTAGTGCCATTTATATTAGGGATGTATTTATCTTTTACAGAGTTTACAACGGTAACTAATTCTAAATTTATAGGATTAAGCAATTACGTAAAAGCTATTCATAATAAAGATTTTATGAATGCGTTAATTTTTACTGCTAAGTTTACTGTGATATCAGTGATAACAATAAATATATTTGCTTTTATATTAGCACTATTGCTTACAAGAGGTAAAAAGGGTTCAAATATTTTTAGATCTGCATTTTTTATGCCTAATTTAATAGGGGGAATAGTTCTCGGATATATATGGCAGCTTATAATCAATGGTGTTTTATATAAATTCGGTGTTACTATGACTTATGATCCTAAGTTTGGTTTCTATGGCCTTGTAGTTTTAATGAACTGGCAGCTTATAGGCTATATGATGATTATATATATTGCAGGAATTCAAAATGTTCCTGAGGATCTTGTAGAAGCAGCAAAGATAGATGGGGCAAGCTCCCTTAGAATACTTAGAAATATAAAGATACCTATGATTATGCCTTCTATAACAATATGTTTATTCCTAACCATATCAAACTCTTTTAAGTTATTTGACCAGAACTTAGCATTAACTGCAGGTGCACCTGCAAAGAAAACAGCTATGCTAGCATTAGATATATATAATACTTTCTATGGCTCTGTTGGCTCAGAAGGCGTAGGCCAAGCAAAAGCAGTTCTTTTCTTTTTACTAGTTGGAGTATTTGCGTTTGCACAGCTTATATTTACAAGAAGTAGGGAGGTAGAAAGTTAA